One region of Streptomyces capillispiralis genomic DNA includes:
- a CDS encoding tetratricopeptide repeat protein, producing MAPHPHDSARESDRGGTPPAPAPPSGHRRAPHGPPGHAPCDGHPPGGGTGLGAEADGGQADGDPAGRAAALRRFAAAARRGRGLRRASCAVLLAVALTGGAVAAGGVRDAARSGTGAAPAAGALAPGLLAGAGPVAGIRSLEAHLRAQPRDFGGWAALGLALVEQARTQGDPSPYPRAERALARSLALEPGNEQALAGRAALAAARHDFSAALAHADRALEQNPYSERALCSRIDALVELGRYDEAAAAAATADRRRPGIPVFTRYAYVRELRGEAGTARKVLERALDSASSPADVAYVATALGRLAWSRGDHATALRHYARALAADEDHLPALEGRARALAASGDRPGAVETLERVVVRAPLPGPLVALGELYEERGADGDRARAREQYALVDAWTALARAGGVEPGLDTALAAADHGDAGEALRAARAEWDRRHTVHTADALAWALHVNGRDREALAYARRATATGYRDAAFLYHRGVIEKATGHDRAARSSLTEALELNPGFSPLGARAARAALKDLEGAR from the coding sequence ATGGCTCCGCACCCGCACGACAGCGCCCGCGAGAGCGACCGGGGCGGCACACCGCCCGCACCGGCGCCGCCGTCCGGGCACCGAAGGGCACCGCACGGACCACCGGGACACGCGCCGTGCGACGGGCATCCGCCGGGAGGTGGGACGGGGCTCGGGGCGGAGGCGGACGGCGGCCAGGCTGACGGGGACCCCGCCGGGCGCGCCGCGGCCCTGCGGCGCTTCGCCGCCGCTGCCCGGCGCGGACGGGGGCTGCGTCGCGCCTCGTGCGCCGTCCTGCTGGCCGTCGCCCTGACCGGCGGGGCCGTCGCGGCGGGAGGCGTCCGGGACGCGGCACGGTCCGGCACCGGCGCGGCACCGGCGGCCGGGGCGCTCGCGCCCGGTCTGCTCGCCGGGGCCGGTCCCGTGGCCGGGATCCGCTCACTGGAGGCCCATCTGCGGGCCCAGCCGCGGGACTTCGGCGGCTGGGCGGCCCTCGGCCTCGCCCTCGTGGAACAGGCGCGGACCCAGGGCGACCCCTCGCCCTACCCGCGCGCCGAGCGGGCCCTCGCGCGGTCCCTCGCCCTGGAGCCGGGCAACGAGCAGGCCCTCGCCGGACGGGCCGCCCTCGCCGCCGCCCGGCACGACTTCAGCGCCGCCCTGGCCCACGCCGACCGTGCCCTGGAGCAGAACCCCTACAGCGAACGCGCCCTGTGCTCCCGTATCGACGCGTTGGTCGAGCTCGGCCGGTACGACGAGGCCGCCGCGGCCGCCGCCACCGCCGACCGCAGGCGTCCCGGGATCCCGGTGTTCACTCGGTACGCCTACGTGCGGGAGCTGCGCGGCGAGGCGGGCACCGCGCGGAAGGTGCTGGAACGGGCCCTGGACAGCGCGTCCTCGCCCGCGGACGTGGCGTACGTCGCGACCGCGCTGGGCCGGCTCGCCTGGAGCCGGGGCGACCACGCGACGGCCCTGCGGCACTACGCGCGGGCGCTCGCCGCCGACGAGGACCACCTCCCCGCGCTGGAGGGCCGGGCCAGGGCGCTGGCCGCGAGCGGGGACCGGCCCGGCGCCGTGGAGACGCTGGAGCGGGTCGTCGTCCGCGCCCCGCTGCCCGGCCCCCTGGTGGCCCTCGGCGAGCTGTACGAGGAGCGCGGCGCCGACGGCGACCGCGCGAGGGCACGGGAGCAGTACGCCCTCGTCGACGCCTGGACCGCGCTGGCCCGCGCCGGCGGTGTCGAGCCCGGCCTCGACACCGCGCTCGCCGCCGCCGATCACGGCGACGCCGGTGAGGCACTGCGCGCGGCCCGCGCGGAGTGGGACCGGCGGCACACCGTGCACACGGCGGACGCCCTCGCCTGGGCCCTGCACGTCAACGGCCGCGACCGGGAGGCCCTCGCGTACGCCCGCCGGGCCACGGCCACCGGATACCGCGACGCCGCCTTCCTCTACCACCGGGGCGTGATCGAGAAGGCCACGGGGCACGACCGCGCCGCCCGGAGTTCCCTCACCGAGGCACTGGAGCTGAACCCGGGCTTCTCGCCGCTCGGCGCCCGTGCGGCCCGGGCCGCGCTGAAGGACCTGGAGGGGGCACGGTGA
- a CDS encoding DUF4331 domain-containing protein: MAPTSRIGAGRGGVAALICGALAAGGLAAAGVTALEPEAASASSHREAPLISGTPQYDNTDLYAFVSPDKPDTTTIIANWIPFEEPAGGPNFFTFAEDARYDLHIDHDGDAQGDLLFRYTFRTHTKNDATFLYATGPVTALDDPDLNITQTYDIELLKLRDQRPVSRTKIADDVPVAPSNVGRASMPDYDTLRKQAVRELAGGATTFAGQADDPFFLDLRVFDLLYGGNLSEVGNDTLKGYNVNSLALQVPTDMITESADQPVVGIWSTTQRENAEGHFVQVSRLGNPLVNEVVNPLRDKDVFNASAPWDDARFLKNVTEPELPRLIEAIYRIDAPDEPRDDLVDVFLKGVEGLNRPPHGTPSEMLRLNTSIEPAAEPKRLGVLDGDNAGFPNGRRLTDDVIDASLQVVEGELVGAENDLGDAVDANDKEFGAAFPYLANPTEGSRGPLAKGVDGGDDVRNQLGDALRPAGAQGSGDTTLIAASAGAGAGGLLLIGVALMWWRRMRGRAY; the protein is encoded by the coding sequence ATGGCACCTACTTCCAGGATTGGCGCGGGGCGCGGCGGTGTCGCGGCCCTGATCTGCGGTGCGCTGGCCGCCGGGGGGCTCGCGGCCGCCGGCGTGACCGCGCTGGAACCCGAGGCGGCCTCCGCCTCCAGCCACCGGGAGGCCCCGCTGATCTCGGGCACCCCGCAGTACGACAACACGGACCTGTACGCGTTCGTCAGCCCCGACAAGCCGGACACGACGACCATCATCGCGAACTGGATCCCCTTCGAGGAGCCGGCCGGCGGACCGAACTTCTTCACGTTCGCCGAGGACGCGCGGTACGACCTCCACATCGACCACGACGGTGACGCGCAGGGCGATCTGCTGTTCCGCTACACCTTCAGGACCCACACGAAGAACGACGCGACGTTCCTCTACGCCACGGGCCCGGTCACCGCCCTGGACGACCCGGACCTCAACATCACGCAGACCTACGACATCGAGCTGCTGAAGCTGAGGGACCAGCGCCCGGTGTCCCGCACGAAGATCGCCGACGACGTGCCGGTGGCTCCGTCGAACGTCGGCAGGGCGTCCATGCCGGACTACGACACGCTGCGGAAGCAGGCGGTGCGCGAACTGGCGGGCGGCGCCACGACGTTCGCCGGGCAGGCCGACGACCCGTTCTTCCTCGACCTGCGCGTCTTCGACCTGCTGTACGGCGGGAACCTCTCCGAGGTCGGCAACGACACGCTCAAGGGCTACAACGTCAACTCCCTGGCGCTCCAGGTGCCGACCGACATGATCACCGAGTCCGCGGACCAGCCGGTCGTGGGCATCTGGTCGACGACACAGCGCGAGAACGCCGAGGGGCACTTCGTGCAGGTGTCGCGGCTGGGCAACCCGCTCGTGAACGAGGTCGTCAATCCGCTGAGGGACAAGGACGTGTTCAACGCGTCCGCGCCGTGGGACGACGCGCGGTTCCTGAAGAACGTCACCGAACCGGAGCTGCCGAGGCTCATCGAGGCGATCTACCGGATCGACGCGCCCGACGAGCCGCGCGACGACCTCGTCGACGTGTTCCTGAAGGGCGTCGAGGGACTCAACCGGCCGCCGCACGGGACGCCGTCGGAGATGCTGCGCCTCAACACGTCGATCGAGCCGGCCGCCGAGCCGAAGCGGCTGGGCGTCCTGGACGGGGACAACGCCGGTTTCCCCAACGGGCGCCGGCTGACGGACGACGTGATCGACGCCTCGCTCCAGGTCGTCGAGGGGGAACTGGTCGGGGCGGAGAACGACCTCGGTGACGCGGTCGACGCCAACGACAAGGAGTTCGGTGCCGCCTTCCCCTATCTGGCGAACCCCACGGAGGGTTCACGCGGCCCGCTCGCCAAGGGCGTGGACGGCGGCGACGACGTGCGCAACCAGCTCGGTGACGCGCTGCGGCCGGCCGGTGCGCAGGGTTCCGGCGACACCACGCTGATCGCCGCGTCGGCGGGCGCGGGGGCCGGCGGGCTGCTGCTGATCGGCGTGGCGCTGATGTGGTGGCGCCGGATGCGCGGCCGGGCGTACTGA
- a CDS encoding sigma-70 family RNA polymerase sigma factor, translating to MEADELLTRVAAGDQKAFEDLYGLVSGPVYGLVRRVVRDPAQSEEVAQEVLLELWRSAARFDPGRGSALSWVLTLAHRRAVDRVRSARAAGEREQREARRGHGPAFDQVAEEVEAGLEREWVRRCLDRLTALQRQSVTLAYYDGYTYREVAERLSLPLGTVKTRMRDGLTRLRDCLGGAA from the coding sequence TTGGAGGCGGACGAACTGTTGACGCGGGTGGCCGCGGGTGACCAGAAGGCGTTCGAGGACCTGTACGGGCTGGTCTCCGGACCGGTGTACGGACTGGTGCGCCGCGTGGTGCGCGACCCCGCCCAGTCCGAGGAGGTCGCCCAGGAGGTGCTGCTGGAACTCTGGCGCTCCGCCGCGCGGTTCGACCCCGGCCGGGGCAGCGCGCTCTCCTGGGTCCTCACCCTCGCCCACCGCCGCGCCGTCGACCGGGTGCGCAGCGCCCGCGCGGCGGGCGAACGCGAGCAGCGCGAGGCCCGGCGCGGTCACGGCCCCGCCTTCGACCAGGTCGCCGAGGAGGTCGAGGCCGGACTCGAACGCGAGTGGGTGCGCCGCTGCCTGGACCGCCTCACCGCGCTCCAGCGCCAGTCGGTCACCCTCGCCTACTACGACGGCTACACCTACCGGGAGGTGGCCGAGCGGCTGTCGCTGCCGCTGGGCACGGTCAAGACCCGTATGCGCGACGGCCTGACCCGGCTGCGCGACTGCCTGGGAGGCGCGGCATGA
- a CDS encoding anti-sigma factor — protein sequence MSLFGRLVSRGDPHSLAAPYALDALEPAERVRFERHLTSCGRCAAEVRALTEDAVRLAWSTAAPAPPAMRDRVLTAVRATPQEPAPARGAHPPPSVRGARPAPRVRAALFVPFATATAAAALVVASLFAVQADRTRDRLDAERDRSREIAHVLAAPDARASSGRDARGRTIGVIASVSARSAVVTLGGYEDPPNGRVRQLWLMDRDARPLSLGLFEGDTPLVASGLDPAATSLAVTVEPDGGSPRPTSRPIAQLALKTVGFGE from the coding sequence ATGAGCCTGTTCGGCCGACTGGTGTCCCGCGGGGACCCGCACTCGCTCGCCGCCCCCTACGCCCTCGACGCCCTCGAACCCGCCGAGCGGGTCCGCTTCGAGAGGCATCTGACGTCCTGCGGCCGCTGCGCCGCCGAGGTGCGCGCCCTCACCGAGGACGCCGTCCGCCTCGCCTGGTCCACGGCCGCCCCCGCACCGCCGGCGATGCGCGACCGGGTGCTGACCGCCGTACGGGCCACTCCGCAGGAACCTGCACCCGCGCGGGGGGCGCACCCCCCGCCGTCCGTCCGGGGCGCCCGCCCCGCGCCCCGGGTCCGGGCGGCGCTGTTCGTGCCGTTCGCCACGGCCACCGCCGCCGCGGCGCTCGTCGTCGCCTCGCTCTTCGCCGTCCAGGCGGACCGGACCCGGGACCGGCTGGACGCCGAACGCGACCGGTCACGTGAGATCGCCCACGTTCTCGCGGCTCCCGACGCCCGTGCGAGCAGCGGACGGGACGCGCGGGGCCGCACGATCGGAGTGATCGCTTCCGTATCGGCCCGGAGCGCCGTCGTCACCCTGGGGGGATACGAGGACCCTCCGAACGGACGTGTGCGCCAGCTCTGGCTCATGGACCGGGACGCCCGGCCGCTCTCCCTCGGGCTTTTCGAGGGCGACACGCCCCTGGTGGCGTCCGGTCTCGACCCCGCCGCCACGTCACTCGCCGTAACCGTCGAGCCGGACGGCGGGTCGCCGCGGCCCACCTCCCGGCCCATCGCCCAACTCGCCCTGAAAACGGTTGGATTCGGAGAGTAG
- a CDS encoding ABC transporter permease, giving the protein MSTLAYDGTAMAGRQLRRMRNNPGLLVLTQTMPVSMLLFFGYVFGSALAVPGTAYRSFLVPGLLVATAAGGVMTGMFQSAQDVHRGVTDRFRTLPVSRAAVPLGQAVADVLVTAAGTVPFLLVGLAVGWRVEGTVLEAVGALALLLLFRFACVWAGILLGLLTRNEEAAGQLGGATFLLPLLSSAYIPADGLPQGLRTVAEWNPISAVATALRELFGNAPVPEGAAWPVAHPVAGSLAWCAVLLAVFVPLAVRRYAHGER; this is encoded by the coding sequence GTGAGCACGTTGGCGTACGACGGCACCGCGATGGCGGGCCGGCAGCTGCGGCGGATGCGGAACAACCCGGGGCTGCTGGTCCTCACCCAGACGATGCCGGTCAGCATGCTGCTGTTCTTCGGCTACGTCTTCGGCAGCGCGCTCGCCGTGCCGGGCACCGCGTACCGGTCCTTCCTGGTCCCGGGGCTGCTGGTGGCGACGGCGGCGGGCGGGGTCATGACCGGCATGTTCCAGTCGGCCCAGGACGTCCACCGCGGGGTGACGGACCGGTTCCGTACGCTGCCGGTGAGCCGGGCGGCCGTGCCGTTGGGCCAGGCCGTGGCGGACGTGCTGGTGACGGCGGCCGGGACGGTGCCGTTCCTGCTGGTGGGACTCGCGGTGGGCTGGCGGGTGGAGGGGACCGTTCTCGAAGCGGTCGGCGCCCTGGCCCTGTTGCTGCTGTTCCGGTTCGCGTGCGTGTGGGCCGGGATCCTCCTCGGTCTGCTCACCCGGAACGAGGAGGCGGCCGGTCAGCTGGGCGGGGCGACCTTCCTGCTGCCGCTGCTGTCCAGCGCGTACATCCCGGCGGACGGGCTGCCCCAGGGGCTGCGGACGGTCGCGGAGTGGAATCCGATCAGCGCGGTGGCGACGGCGCTGCGGGAGCTGTTCGGCAACGCCCCGGTGCCGGAGGGGGCGGCCTGGCCGGTGGCGCACCCGGTCGCGGGATCGCTGGCCTGGTGTGCGGTGCTGCTGGCGGTGTTCGTGCCGCTCGCGGTGCGACGGTACGCGCACGGGGAGCGGTGA
- a CDS encoding ATP-binding cassette domain-containing protein — protein sequence MTTTYAVLSEGLEKRFGEVRALRGLDLAVAEGTVCGLLGPNGAGKTTAVRLLTTLLRPDAGSARVAGHDLVREAAAVRRAIAVTGQDTSIDGDLTGRENLRLFARLHRVGGAAGRAGELLDRFGLAPAADRPASGYSGGMRRRLDLAASLIRRPEVLFLDEPTTGLDPAGRGLIWDAVRELTGGGTTVLLTTQYLEEADRLADAIALVDRGRVAHTGSPGQLKALVGAHAEVVVADPGALVAAAGVLDRLTGARPSLDRERDAVGVVSRDPTLTLPHLVRTLDAAGVPLLDASLRPPSLDDVFLRLTDARAFHPCDDDKERAA from the coding sequence ATGACTACTACGTACGCTGTACTTAGTGAGGGTCTGGAGAAGCGTTTCGGGGAGGTCCGTGCCCTGCGCGGGCTGGATCTGGCGGTGGCCGAGGGCACGGTGTGCGGGCTGCTCGGGCCCAACGGGGCGGGCAAGACGACGGCGGTCCGGCTGCTGACCACGCTGCTGCGCCCCGACGCGGGCTCCGCGCGGGTCGCGGGCCACGACCTGGTGCGGGAGGCCGCGGCCGTACGGCGCGCCATCGCCGTCACCGGGCAGGACACCTCGATCGACGGGGACCTCACCGGCCGGGAGAACCTGCGGCTGTTCGCCCGGCTGCACCGGGTGGGCGGGGCGGCCGGGCGGGCCGGGGAACTGCTCGACCGCTTCGGGCTCGCGCCGGCGGCCGACCGGCCGGCCTCCGGCTACTCGGGCGGCATGCGGCGCCGGCTGGACCTGGCGGCGAGCCTGATCCGGCGTCCCGAGGTGCTGTTCCTGGACGAGCCGACGACCGGTCTGGACCCGGCCGGCCGCGGTCTGATCTGGGACGCGGTGCGCGAACTGACCGGCGGGGGCACGACGGTGCTGCTCACCACCCAGTACCTGGAGGAGGCCGACCGGCTCGCCGACGCCATCGCCCTGGTGGACCGGGGCAGGGTCGCGCACACCGGGTCCCCGGGGCAGCTCAAGGCGCTCGTCGGCGCGCACGCCGAGGTCGTCGTCGCGGATCCGGGCGCGCTGGTGGCGGCGGCCGGGGTGCTGGACCGGCTCACCGGCGCGCGGCCGTCCCTCGACCGGGAGCGCGACGCGGTCGGCGTGGTCTCCCGCGACCCCACGCTCACCCTCCCGCACCTGGTGCGCACGCTGGACGCGGCGGGCGTGCCGCTGCTCGACGCGAGCCTGAGGCCCCCGAGCCTCGACGACGTGTTCCTGCGGCTGACCGACGCGCGGGCCTTCCACCCCTGCGACGACGACAAGGAGCGTGCCGCGTGA
- a CDS encoding TetR/AcrR family transcriptional regulator C-terminal domain-containing protein: MAGRAAEPEVIWARPERTGRGPRPAYTRADIAAAAVRIADAEGLDAVSMRRVAAELGCGTMSLYNYVPRKEDLYELMVDAAGGEHELWEPSGDWRADMLRAAHQTRALMHRHPWLPRLMSPVYGFSPNALRYLEHCLACLDPLPEPYGTKLELIAMLNGIVTTYVTNELATAERTRSLPWTPEQENAARIAYLGGRIATGAYPRMAAAFAEDAGPIDLEAVFERALGRMLDGFAPRP; this comes from the coding sequence ATGGCGGGCCGAGCGGCCGAACCCGAAGTGATCTGGGCGCGCCCCGAGCGCACCGGCCGTGGACCCAGACCGGCGTACACGCGCGCCGACATCGCGGCCGCGGCGGTGCGGATCGCCGACGCCGAGGGCCTGGACGCGGTCTCCATGCGCCGCGTCGCCGCCGAACTGGGCTGCGGCACCATGTCGCTCTACAACTACGTCCCCCGCAAGGAGGACCTGTACGAGCTGATGGTGGACGCGGCCGGCGGCGAGCACGAGCTGTGGGAACCCAGCGGTGACTGGCGCGCCGACATGCTCCGCGCGGCCCACCAGACCCGCGCGCTGATGCACCGCCACCCGTGGCTGCCGAGGCTGATGTCCCCGGTCTACGGCTTCAGCCCCAACGCCCTGCGCTACCTGGAGCACTGCCTGGCCTGCCTGGACCCGCTCCCCGAGCCCTACGGCACCAAACTGGAGCTGATCGCGATGCTGAACGGCATCGTGACCACCTACGTCACCAACGAACTGGCCACCGCCGAGCGCACCCGCTCGCTGCCCTGGACGCCGGAGCAGGAGAACGCGGCCCGGATCGCCTACCTGGGCGGCCGGATCGCGACCGGCGCGTATCCGCGGATGGCGGCGGCCTTCGCGGAGGACGCGGGGCCCATCGATCTGGAGGCGGTCTTCGAGCGGGCGCTCGGCCGGATGCTCGACGGCTTCGCGCCCCGGCCCTGA